A single window of Zea mays cultivar B73 chromosome 10, Zm-B73-REFERENCE-NAM-5.0, whole genome shotgun sequence DNA harbors:
- the LOC103641377 gene encoding uncharacterized protein, translating to MDPNFNGVWSASEMDMAKSLIPSQITNKTYTNDMETKHIDFVDDLQAMFPWKEKHQVTNLYVELLVEIMRAQSNNQHVVPSSVLVNDNFGMLSKPMDNMKVIEGYLMDEMEAMRILEEQPNMLNVIHKKKRHGVKFWTTDEHRNFLRGLEAFGRGEWSNISKYFVPTRTPVDISSHAQKYFRRQECTTGKQGFNIDNVSFYGTQPWVQNNPSSCEALTFTGGAYNTNYNDLDEKHVAFNSFASDNQLATWFVDQHTSSYLAPLMEEDVSQTNKWMDLENID from the exons ATGGATCCCAACTTCAATGGTGTGTGGAGTGCCTCCGAGATGGATATGGCGAAGTCACTCATCCCAAGTCAAATCACCAACAAAACCTACACAAACGACATGGAGACGAAGCACATTGACTTTGTGGATGATCTCCAAGCAATGTTCCCATGGAAGGAGAAGCACCAGGTAACCAATTTATATGTTGAGCTACTAGTGGAGATCATGAGGGCACAGAGCAACAACCAACATGTTGTGCCAAGTAGCGTCCTTGTGAATGATAACTTTGGGATGCTGTCAAAACCCATGGACAACATGAAAGTGATAGAAGGGTATCTAATGGATGAGATGGAGGCCATGAGGATTCTAGAGGAGCAACCAAATATGCTGAATGTCATTCATAAGAAAAAGAGGCATGGAGTGAAGTTTTGGACCACAGACGAGCACAG GAATTTTCTTCGTGGTCTGGAAGCATTTGGCCGTGGTGAATGGAGTAACATCTCCAAGTACTTTGTCCCCACAAGGACACCAGTGGACATCTCTAGCCATGCACAGAAGTATTTTCGTAGGCAGGAGTGCACCACAGGAAAACAAGGCTTCAACATCGACAATGTTAGCTTCTATGGCACACAACCATGGGTGCAAAACAACCCTTCCAGCTGTGAGGCGCTCACCTTCACTGGTGGTGCTTACAACACAAACTACAATGACTTAGACGAGAAACATGTTGCCTTCAACAGCTTCGCAAGTGACAACCAGTTAGCTACATGGTTTGTAGACCAGCATACAAGTTCTTATCTAGCTCCACTGATGGAGGAGGATGTGAGCCAGACAAATAAGTGGATGGACCTAGAAAATATTGACTAG